The Microbacterium sp. LWO12-1.2 genome includes a window with the following:
- a CDS encoding sensor histidine kinase, whose product MSVMEATAERIRDWYRGHRPAADALIIALFSVLGAALGFGGVWGMFSLIPPGTSAWWTLATALPACLLVLAKRRFPMVSLMVAAVIFAIDLLTFGGLGPLVVLLDVLWTAAFLATPRVRVRLLGAIAVSVLALFAMAVLVSHASLPTAFLVAVQFGAFVGTDYWWAVAVSQANELAELHRQRADDAAAVAARDRVEAVRRERETMARELHDVVAGHVLAMAIRAEAALSTAPDEVRDREALHAVRGAGLDAHGALRSMITVLRRGDGELSPTPRLGDLQGVVEDAERAGLDIRYSVSGLSPLSEPVEQAIVRIVREALANCIRHASGAEVDVAITEDDGGIGIAVRSVGGASLAAAEYAGGGWGLAMLRERVDALGGEFSAGPVAGGWTVQARLPVAVHA is encoded by the coding sequence ATGAGTGTCATGGAGGCCACGGCGGAGCGGATCCGCGACTGGTACCGGGGGCACCGGCCGGCGGCGGATGCGCTGATCATCGCCCTGTTCAGTGTGCTCGGTGCCGCGCTCGGGTTCGGCGGGGTCTGGGGCATGTTCTCGCTCATCCCCCCTGGCACCTCCGCATGGTGGACGCTCGCGACCGCGCTCCCTGCGTGTTTGCTGGTGCTGGCGAAGCGGCGCTTCCCGATGGTCTCGCTGATGGTGGCGGCGGTGATCTTCGCGATCGACCTGCTGACGTTCGGTGGACTCGGGCCACTGGTCGTCCTGCTCGATGTGCTGTGGACCGCGGCGTTCCTCGCGACGCCCCGAGTCCGCGTACGTCTGCTGGGCGCGATCGCCGTCTCCGTGCTCGCGCTGTTCGCGATGGCAGTGCTGGTCTCGCACGCCTCTCTTCCCACCGCTTTCCTCGTCGCAGTGCAGTTCGGCGCCTTCGTCGGCACGGACTACTGGTGGGCGGTCGCGGTCTCGCAGGCCAACGAGCTCGCGGAGCTGCACCGTCAGCGGGCGGATGACGCGGCCGCGGTGGCAGCGCGCGACCGAGTCGAGGCCGTGCGCCGTGAGCGCGAGACCATGGCGAGGGAGCTGCACGATGTGGTCGCAGGGCACGTGCTGGCCATGGCGATCCGCGCCGAAGCGGCTCTCTCGACCGCGCCGGATGAGGTCCGCGACCGTGAGGCGCTGCATGCCGTCCGTGGTGCGGGTCTCGATGCGCACGGCGCACTGCGTTCCATGATCACCGTGCTGCGACGAGGTGATGGTGAGCTGTCGCCGACCCCGCGGCTCGGCGACCTGCAGGGCGTCGTGGAGGATGCGGAGCGGGCCGGGCTCGACATCCGCTACTCGGTGTCGGGTCTGTCTCCGCTGAGCGAGCCCGTCGAGCAGGCGATCGTGCGCATCGTGCGGGAGGCGCTGGCCAACTGCATCCGCCATGCGAGCGGAGCCGAGGTCGACGTCGCGATCACCGAAGACGACGGCGGGATCGGCATCGCGGTGCGCTCGGTGGGCGGAGCATCCCTGGCTGCGGCCGAGTACGCCGGTGGTGGCTGGGGGCTCGCCATGCTCAGAGAACGCGTGGATGCGCTGGGTGGCGAGTTCTCGGCGGGTCCGGTCGCAGGCGGCTGGACGGTGCAGGCGAGACTCCCGGTGGCGGTGCACGCATGA
- a CDS encoding LacI family DNA-binding transcriptional regulator — MSSHETPRRATIADVARGAGVATSTASVVFSGKAKVAAATRERVLAAAAELGYAGPDPRAASLRRGRSGIVAVVLEGHLRAAFLDPVTTAMMDGLTDGLAELSAGILLMRDEPGEDGSALASAPVDAFVLIGCSGRTRASLEVVRGRGLPVVVIEGDAGDDIPRITLDNAAAAADVARHVRDLGHRDVALVTLSLDAERERGLVTQERIATATVDVTIDRLAGMREVFPDAPAISASGSLIDEGAIVGRMLLADPATRPTAVLAQSDLLAVGVIRAAEELGLRVPEDVSVAGFDGIAVDGLGPQLLTTSVQPAVEKGRAAGEQVARMLRGEPGITQHLTCRFRQGTTTAPPAR; from the coding sequence ATGAGCAGTCACGAGACGCCGCGTCGGGCGACGATCGCCGACGTCGCGCGAGGGGCAGGCGTGGCGACGTCGACCGCCTCCGTGGTGTTCAGCGGCAAGGCCAAGGTCGCGGCTGCAACCAGGGAGCGCGTTCTCGCCGCGGCGGCGGAGCTCGGCTATGCCGGACCAGATCCCCGTGCCGCCTCGCTGCGGCGTGGTCGCAGCGGTATCGTCGCGGTCGTCCTCGAGGGACATCTCCGGGCGGCGTTCCTCGATCCGGTCACGACCGCCATGATGGACGGGCTCACCGATGGCCTCGCCGAGCTCAGCGCCGGCATCCTGCTGATGCGCGACGAGCCCGGCGAAGACGGCTCCGCACTCGCGAGCGCCCCGGTCGACGCCTTCGTGCTGATCGGATGCTCCGGCCGCACACGTGCCTCGCTCGAAGTCGTGCGTGGTCGCGGGCTCCCTGTCGTCGTGATCGAAGGGGACGCCGGGGACGACATCCCGCGCATCACGCTCGACAACGCGGCCGCGGCCGCCGACGTGGCGCGGCATGTGCGTGATCTCGGCCACCGTGACGTCGCGCTGGTCACACTCTCCCTCGACGCGGAGCGCGAACGCGGTCTCGTGACCCAGGAGCGCATCGCCACGGCGACCGTCGATGTGACCATCGACCGTCTCGCGGGCATGCGCGAGGTGTTCCCCGACGCCCCTGCGATCTCGGCCTCCGGCAGCCTCATCGATGAGGGGGCGATCGTCGGACGCATGCTGCTCGCGGACCCTGCGACGCGTCCCACAGCCGTTCTCGCTCAGAGCGACCTCCTCGCCGTCGGAGTCATCCGGGCTGCAGAGGAGCTGGGGCTGCGCGTGCCCGAAGACGTCTCGGTCGCCGGCTTCGACGGCATCGCGGTCGACGGGCTCGGTCCGCAGCTGCTCACCACCAGCGTGCAGCCGGCTGTCGAGAAGGGGCGTGCCGCCGGTGAACAGGTCGCTCGCATGCTGCGCGGCGAACCGGGCATCACGCAGCACCTGACGTGTCGCTTCCGCCAGGGCACGACGACGGCTCCGCCCGCCCGTTGA
- a CDS encoding monovalent cation/H+ antiporter complex subunit F, with product MNVLLILIMIVFGVAAILTLIRIVRGPSILDRAVASDVLLTEVMCVIGAEMAINGHTRSIPVLLIIAAIGVFGSIAVARFVARRDNTTP from the coding sequence ATGAACGTGCTGCTGATCCTGATCATGATCGTGTTCGGTGTCGCCGCGATCCTCACACTCATCCGCATCGTGCGCGGTCCGTCGATCCTCGACCGTGCCGTCGCCTCAGACGTGCTGCTGACCGAGGTCATGTGCGTGATCGGCGCCGAGATGGCCATCAACGGACACACCCGCAGCATCCCGGTGCTGCTGATCATCGCCGCGATCGGGGTGTTCGGCTCGATCGCCGTCGCGCGCTTCGTCGCGAGAAGGGACAACACGACACCATGA
- a CDS encoding Na+/H+ antiporter subunit E: protein MMERTRRHLWRDIGSQLPFLAWLVVLWMLLWAQFTVLSFLTGLVVAIFVTRVFRLPTVALSGRINIWYAALFVVQFLFAVLQGALYVTVQVFDFRRQPGAAIIAVPLRYADDLVMTHVAVTSSLIPGSLVVEADRDRRILYLHVIGVRTTADVEKQREGVLVWERRIVRALGSPAQYRALRAGSTKGGVR from the coding sequence ATGATGGAACGCACCCGCCGCCATCTCTGGCGCGACATCGGCTCGCAGCTCCCGTTCCTCGCCTGGCTCGTCGTGCTCTGGATGCTGCTCTGGGCGCAGTTCACCGTGCTGTCGTTCCTCACGGGGCTCGTCGTGGCGATCTTCGTGACCCGCGTGTTCCGTCTGCCGACGGTCGCCCTCTCCGGCCGGATCAACATCTGGTACGCGGCGCTCTTCGTCGTGCAGTTCCTGTTCGCGGTGCTGCAGGGTGCGCTGTACGTGACCGTGCAGGTGTTCGACTTCCGCCGCCAGCCCGGCGCCGCGATCATCGCCGTGCCCCTGCGCTACGCCGATGACCTCGTCATGACGCACGTGGCCGTCACCTCGTCGCTGATCCCCGGGTCGCTCGTGGTCGAGGCCGACCGCGACCGTCGCATCCTGTACCTGCATGTGATCGGCGTGCGCACCACCGCCGACGTCGAGAAGCAACGCGAAGGCGTGCTGGTCTGGGAGCGTCGGATCGTGCGCGCACTCGGAAGTCCCGCGCAGTACCGTGCTCTCAGGGCCGGATCGACGAAGGGCGGTGTCCGATGA
- a CDS encoding MFS transporter, with translation MESALTRSQFVRWRAAIFAIFFASGLSIATWASRVPSIKTDLALDNAQVGLILLGMGAASIIGISTSPAVMARTGARRGMLLTILLFALGITLVGLGSTVFASVPVVLTGMALFGFGNGSLDVMMNVEATAIEQQMGKTILPVFHAFFSFGTVIGAGVGALAALLSLTVAVHASIIGALIAILAFVCFAQVPSREATLDPEPSEKPHWRERMHVALEAWREPRTYLIGVVMLGMSFAEGGANDWIALGTEQGHGFAAGTGAIALAVFSVGMTVVRLFGGPLVDRFGRVAVLRILAVAAASGILLFILGPNLPLVLVGAALWGIGASLGFPLGMSAAADDPAKAAARVSAAATIGYVAFLGGPPVLGFISEHIGLLNTLFILVALVVASGLFSGAARPLREDEKIPVVTPS, from the coding sequence ATGGAATCCGCTCTGACCCGCTCCCAGTTCGTCCGGTGGCGTGCCGCCATCTTCGCGATCTTCTTCGCCAGCGGACTCTCGATCGCCACCTGGGCTTCGCGGGTCCCGAGCATCAAGACGGATCTCGCCCTCGACAACGCACAGGTGGGGCTCATCCTCCTCGGCATGGGGGCCGCTTCGATCATCGGCATCTCGACCAGCCCTGCCGTGATGGCGCGCACCGGTGCGCGCCGGGGGATGCTCCTGACGATCCTGCTGTTCGCGCTCGGGATCACCCTCGTGGGGCTGGGTTCGACGGTCTTCGCGTCCGTGCCGGTCGTGCTCACCGGCATGGCGCTGTTCGGTTTCGGAAACGGCAGTCTCGACGTCATGATGAACGTCGAGGCCACGGCCATCGAGCAGCAGATGGGCAAGACGATCCTGCCCGTGTTCCACGCCTTCTTCAGCTTCGGCACCGTGATCGGCGCAGGTGTCGGCGCTCTTGCCGCACTGCTCTCCCTCACCGTCGCGGTGCACGCGTCGATCATCGGGGCGCTGATCGCCATCCTCGCCTTCGTCTGCTTCGCCCAGGTGCCCTCGCGGGAGGCGACGCTCGACCCCGAACCGTCCGAGAAGCCCCATTGGCGCGAACGGATGCATGTCGCGCTGGAGGCCTGGCGCGAGCCCCGCACCTATCTGATCGGCGTGGTCATGCTCGGCATGTCGTTCGCCGAGGGAGGCGCGAACGACTGGATCGCCCTGGGCACCGAGCAGGGCCACGGCTTCGCGGCCGGAACCGGCGCCATCGCTCTCGCGGTCTTCTCCGTGGGCATGACCGTGGTGCGCCTGTTCGGCGGACCGCTCGTCGACCGCTTCGGCCGTGTGGCCGTGCTGCGCATCCTCGCGGTGGCCGCGGCATCCGGCATCCTGCTGTTCATCCTCGGCCCGAACCTGCCGCTCGTGCTCGTGGGGGCCGCGCTCTGGGGGATCGGCGCATCGCTCGGATTCCCGCTGGGGATGTCGGCCGCAGCCGACGACCCTGCGAAGGCGGCCGCCCGTGTGAGCGCGGCGGCGACCATCGGCTATGTGGCGTTCCTCGGCGGACCGCCCGTGCTGGGTTTCATCAGCGAGCACATCGGCCTGCTGAACACCCTCTTCATCCTGGTCGCACTGGTCGTGGCATCCGGCCTGTTCTCCGGCGCCGCGCGTCCGCTGCGTGAAGACGAGAAGATCCCGGTGGTGACACCGAGCTGA
- the mnhG gene encoding monovalent cation/H(+) antiporter subunit G: protein MNVLGLLIPDAVIDVAVLVLILLGAVLCLSAAVGLLHFRDVPSRLHAATKPQVLGLVLICLAVALSQRSIGGILLGIVLVAPIVLMQFATAPLSAHMVGRQAYRNGTMEQRTLVVDELADSKQTPPGAG from the coding sequence ATGAACGTGCTCGGTCTGTTGATCCCCGACGCCGTGATCGACGTCGCGGTTCTCGTGCTCATCCTCCTCGGAGCCGTGTTGTGTTTGTCGGCCGCGGTCGGACTGCTCCACTTCCGCGACGTGCCCTCGCGCCTGCACGCGGCCACGAAGCCTCAGGTGCTCGGCCTCGTGTTGATCTGCCTCGCGGTCGCGCTGTCGCAGCGCAGCATCGGTGGCATCCTGCTCGGAATCGTGCTGGTCGCCCCTATCGTGCTGATGCAGTTCGCCACCGCGCCGCTCTCGGCACACATGGTCGGACGTCAGGCCTACCGCAACGGCACCATGGAGCAGCGCACCCTGGTCGTCGACGAGCTCGCGGACTCGAAGCAGACCCCTCCCGGCGCCGGGTAG
- a CDS encoding response regulator transcription factor gives MTAPTVLLADDHAAIRAGLRIILEAQGIVVVGEAADGDVAVRNAVALRPDVVLMDLRMPGRDGVSATREIVERGVSEVLVLTSFDEDDLVFGAIRAGAVGFLLKTADAATLTQAVRSVAAGDGALDPRVTRRALAAVAQSAPEPLRAGHPHPELTLREREVLDGIAQGWSNAQLAERLSISVPTVKTHVSSVLAKLGARSRSHAAALSRHPQR, from the coding sequence ATGACCGCGCCGACCGTGCTGCTCGCAGATGACCACGCGGCGATCCGTGCGGGGCTGCGCATCATTCTGGAAGCGCAGGGGATCGTCGTGGTGGGGGAGGCTGCCGACGGCGATGTCGCCGTGCGCAATGCGGTGGCTCTGCGTCCGGACGTGGTGCTGATGGATCTGCGCATGCCGGGGCGAGACGGCGTCTCGGCGACGCGCGAGATCGTCGAACGCGGAGTCAGCGAGGTGCTCGTGCTGACGAGCTTCGACGAGGACGACCTCGTTTTCGGCGCGATCCGTGCAGGGGCCGTCGGTTTCCTCCTCAAGACCGCCGACGCCGCGACCCTCACTCAGGCGGTGCGCTCGGTGGCCGCAGGCGACGGCGCCCTGGACCCTCGGGTGACACGACGTGCGCTCGCCGCGGTCGCGCAGAGCGCACCGGAGCCGCTCCGGGCCGGCCACCCTCACCCCGAGCTGACGCTCCGGGAGCGGGAGGTGCTCGACGGAATCGCGCAGGGCTGGTCGAATGCGCAGCTCGCCGAACGGCTGAGCATCTCGGTGCCGACCGTCAAGACCCACGTCTCGAGCGTGTTGGCGAAACTCGGTGCGCGGAGCCGCTCGCATGCGGCGGCACTGTCGCGGCATCCGCAGCGCTGA
- a CDS encoding Na(+)/H(+) antiporter subunit C: MDVSLTLIVIMAVLFACGVYAMLERSLTRVLIGFLLLGNATNLLLLIVMGVPGNAPFYDAEGSVSDPLPQALTLTAIVITFAVSAFLLALIYRSWQLGQADTVEDDEADIALRARTDADEDVMDDEGDTEDDEATTDFVGVQTAPITVLHMRDHSSIQDDAPTDLPSRPYTGTDSDARPESDSRDEGEDRT; encoded by the coding sequence ATGGATGTCTCGCTGACCCTGATCGTGATCATGGCCGTGCTGTTCGCCTGCGGCGTCTACGCGATGCTCGAGCGCAGCCTCACCCGCGTGCTCATCGGCTTCCTCCTCCTCGGCAACGCCACCAACCTGCTGCTGTTGATCGTGATGGGCGTGCCGGGCAACGCCCCGTTCTACGACGCCGAAGGCAGCGTCAGCGACCCGCTGCCCCAGGCACTCACCCTCACCGCGATCGTGATCACCTTCGCCGTCTCGGCATTCCTGCTCGCGCTGATCTATCGCTCCTGGCAGCTGGGTCAGGCCGACACCGTCGAGGACGACGAAGCCGACATCGCTCTGCGTGCACGCACCGACGCCGACGAGGACGTCATGGACGACGAGGGCGACACGGAGGACGACGAGGCCACCACCGACTTCGTGGGAGTGCAGACCGCGCCGATCACGGTGCTCCACATGCGAGATCACTCGTCCATCCAGGATGACGCCCCGACCGATCTGCCATCGCGGCCGTACACCGGAACGGATTCCGACGCCCGGCCTGAATCAGACTCACGAGACGAAGGGGAGGACCGCACGTGA
- a CDS encoding Na+/H+ antiporter subunit A has product MLTLLAVFLLGSLLMPVLVRWLGAQAFAIAALVPAAAFIHALVMTPQVLDPDSSPYVSIAWIPQLGLNLSMHMDVLGWVLTLIVTGVGALVLLYCRWYFHDDSVGIGQFSAVLLGFAGAMYGLVLTDDLVMLVMFWEVTSILSYLLIGHYRRRAASRRAALQALLVTTLGGLVMFVGVVLLVVDTGTSSIREILALAPTGPIVDAAIVMLLIGAISKSALFPFHFWLPGAMAAPTPVSAYLHAAAMVKAGIYLIARFAPIFAFSAPWRPIVITLGIVTMLLGGIQALRETDLKRILAFGTVSQLGFFAVVVGYGTQAAALAGLALVIGHALFKSALFLIVGVIDRQLSTRDINELSGVGRQAPVMATAAFISVASMAGVAPTIGFVAKESTLTALLDDALAGSPWGLVAIIGVVLGSMLTAAYGVRFLWGAFWTKRDAQGGRMPTTAWPDPPVGFLSAPIILAGVTLAAGIGAPALDIALQGYAVTATPGLDSATGEATEGPGHLALWHGFEPALGISILSILLGFGLFLLTRRTGWDRKPRLLRFTAADVYYLVVRGVDRLSVLSTTLTQRGSLPVYVGTIFVVFVAAEVTALVASDIDRFQLSAWHTPAQIVVAPIMAAAGVFAVRAQKRYTGVVLVSVTGLGMVALFATSGAPDLALTQILIETVTMVTFALVLRRLPARMGEHNASVGRIPRALLGIGVGLTMALIAVVATQSRVADPISGIFPEIAYEIGHGKNVVNVALVDLRGWDTMGELSVLVLAATGVASLVFVTHRADLLAATRTLPRATRKAARSRPLVETTEGIRFQTTENQASPRAWLVGGQKMKPENRSILLEVIVRILFHTIIVVSIFLLFAGHNLPGGGFAGGLVAGMALVMRYIAGGRWELGAAAPTDAGRLLGAGLILAVGTAVIPLFFGLAPLTSSFWEWEIPGIGHMEFVTSTIFDIGVYLVVIGLVLDVLRSLGAEVDRQAQDMRERAVSS; this is encoded by the coding sequence ATGCTGACGCTCCTCGCCGTGTTCCTCCTCGGGTCGCTGTTGATGCCCGTTCTGGTGCGCTGGCTCGGAGCTCAGGCCTTCGCGATCGCCGCGCTCGTTCCCGCGGCAGCATTCATCCACGCGCTCGTGATGACGCCGCAGGTGCTCGACCCGGACTCGTCGCCGTACGTGTCGATCGCGTGGATCCCGCAACTCGGCCTCAACCTGTCGATGCACATGGACGTGCTCGGGTGGGTGCTCACTCTGATCGTCACCGGGGTCGGCGCCCTCGTGCTGTTGTATTGCCGCTGGTACTTCCACGACGACTCCGTCGGGATCGGCCAGTTCTCCGCCGTGCTGCTCGGGTTCGCCGGCGCGATGTACGGGCTCGTGCTCACCGACGACCTCGTGATGCTCGTGATGTTCTGGGAGGTGACGAGCATCCTCTCGTACCTCCTGATCGGCCATTACCGCCGCCGCGCGGCCAGCCGACGTGCGGCGCTGCAGGCGCTTCTCGTGACCACGCTCGGCGGCCTGGTGATGTTCGTCGGCGTGGTCCTGCTGGTCGTGGATACCGGAACCTCCAGCATCCGCGAGATCCTCGCGCTCGCGCCCACCGGACCGATCGTCGATGCCGCCATCGTGATGCTCCTGATCGGCGCGATCAGCAAGTCGGCGCTGTTCCCGTTCCACTTCTGGCTGCCCGGTGCCATGGCGGCGCCCACCCCTGTGAGCGCCTACCTGCACGCCGCCGCGATGGTGAAGGCCGGCATCTACCTGATCGCCCGCTTCGCGCCGATCTTCGCGTTCAGCGCCCCGTGGCGACCGATCGTGATCACCCTCGGTATCGTGACGATGCTGCTCGGGGGCATCCAGGCGTTGCGTGAGACCGACCTCAAGCGCATCCTCGCCTTCGGCACGGTCAGCCAGCTGGGCTTCTTCGCCGTGGTCGTCGGCTACGGCACGCAGGCAGCAGCCCTCGCCGGACTCGCGCTGGTCATCGGGCACGCGCTGTTCAAGTCGGCGCTGTTCCTGATCGTCGGCGTGATCGACCGCCAGCTCTCGACCCGTGACATCAACGAGCTCTCCGGAGTCGGCCGACAGGCCCCGGTCATGGCGACGGCGGCGTTCATCTCGGTGGCATCCATGGCGGGCGTCGCCCCGACCATCGGATTCGTGGCCAAGGAATCCACCCTCACCGCTCTCCTCGACGACGCTCTGGCCGGCTCTCCCTGGGGCCTGGTGGCCATCATCGGCGTCGTCCTCGGGTCCATGCTCACCGCGGCATATGGCGTCCGGTTCCTCTGGGGCGCCTTCTGGACCAAGCGTGATGCGCAGGGTGGACGGATGCCGACCACGGCGTGGCCAGACCCTCCCGTCGGCTTCCTCTCCGCGCCGATCATCCTCGCGGGTGTGACCCTCGCCGCCGGTATCGGTGCCCCGGCTCTCGACATCGCGTTGCAGGGCTACGCGGTGACGGCGACACCCGGGCTCGACTCGGCGACGGGAGAGGCGACCGAAGGACCAGGCCACCTCGCTCTCTGGCACGGCTTCGAGCCGGCGCTCGGTATCTCGATCCTGTCGATCCTGCTCGGATTCGGACTGTTCCTCCTCACCCGTCGCACCGGCTGGGACCGCAAGCCCCGGCTGCTGCGCTTCACGGCTGCGGACGTCTACTACCTCGTCGTCCGCGGCGTCGACCGTCTCTCCGTCCTCAGCACCACCCTGACCCAGCGTGGTTCGCTCCCTGTGTACGTCGGCACGATCTTCGTGGTGTTCGTCGCGGCGGAGGTCACGGCGCTCGTGGCGAGCGACATCGATCGGTTCCAGTTGTCCGCGTGGCACACGCCCGCGCAGATCGTGGTGGCGCCGATCATGGCGGCCGCCGGCGTTTTCGCCGTCCGCGCGCAGAAACGGTACACGGGAGTCGTACTCGTCTCGGTGACCGGACTCGGCATGGTCGCCCTGTTCGCCACCAGTGGCGCGCCTGACCTCGCACTCACCCAGATCCTCATCGAGACCGTCACGATGGTCACCTTCGCTCTGGTGCTGCGCCGACTGCCTGCCCGTATGGGAGAGCACAACGCATCGGTCGGGCGCATCCCTCGCGCTCTGCTCGGCATCGGCGTGGGTCTGACGATGGCGCTGATCGCGGTCGTCGCCACGCAATCCCGCGTGGCCGATCCGATCTCGGGCATCTTCCCCGAGATCGCCTACGAGATCGGTCACGGCAAGAACGTCGTCAACGTTGCTCTCGTCGACCTGCGTGGCTGGGACACGATGGGCGAGCTGTCGGTGCTCGTGCTCGCCGCGACCGGTGTCGCCTCGCTGGTGTTCGTCACACATCGTGCTGATCTGCTCGCCGCCACCAGGACCCTGCCGCGCGCGACGCGCAAGGCCGCGCGCAGCCGGCCGCTGGTCGAGACCACCGAGGGCATCCGCTTCCAGACGACCGAGAATCAGGCCAGCCCCCGCGCCTGGCTCGTGGGCGGTCAGAAGATGAAGCCGGAGAACCGGTCGATCCTGCTCGAGGTGATCGTCCGCATCCTCTTCCACACGATCATCGTGGTGTCGATCTTCCTGCTCTTCGCCGGCCACAACCTCCCGGGCGGCGGCTTCGCCGGTGGACTCGTCGCCGGAATGGCCCTGGTCATGCGCTACATCGCGGGAGGACGCTGGGAGCTCGGCGCCGCCGCGCCGACGGATGCCGGACGCCTCCTGGGTGCTGGTCTGATCCTCGCCGTCGGCACCGCCGTCATCCCGCTCTTCTTCGGTCTCGCCCCGCTCACCAGCTCGTTCTGGGAGTGGGAGATCCCCGGCATCGGGCACATGGAGTTCGTCACTTCGACCATCTTCGACATCGGCGTGTACCTCGTCGTGATCGGACTCGTGCTCGACGTGCTCCGCAGCCTCGGTGCCGAGGTCGACCGGCAGGCGCAGGATATGCGCGAGCGGGCGGTGAGCAGCTGA
- a CDS encoding Na+/H+ antiporter subunit D — protein MTALIPLLVGLPLLGAAITLIFGRNARLQVLVTVLTLAAVSVIAAVLLVVVDAGEPLAVSVGGWPVPFGIVLYVDRLAALLVLISSIVLLAVLLFSIGQGVADGTDETPISIFNPSYLILAAGIFNAFIAGDLFNLYVGFEILLVASYVLITLGSTESRIRTGAVYIVVSLVSSILFLAAIAMIYGALGTVNMAQIAERMTELPQETQLVLHLMLVIAFGIKAAIFPVSFWLPDSYPTAPAPVTAVFAGLLTKVGVYALIRTETQLFADNDIDTLLLIVALATMIVGVLGAVAQAELKRILSFTLVSHVGYMIFGLAIATPAAIGATVYYIVHHIVVQTTLFLAVGLVERRAGSTSILRVKGLLKVAPVIAVLYFVPAINLGGLPPFSGFIGKFALFEAAASVGTPLMIVLIVGGIVTSLLTLYALMRAWNLAFWREEEDSSETEGRISYLGNAPAADEQQERRRIPKIMTYATAGMVAVTVALTIFAGPLYALCDRIGATLLDPVSLVQLQDEVDG, from the coding sequence GTGACCGCGCTCATTCCCCTGCTCGTCGGACTGCCGCTGCTCGGCGCCGCCATCACGCTCATCTTCGGCCGCAACGCCCGCCTGCAGGTGCTCGTCACCGTGCTGACCCTGGCGGCGGTGTCGGTCATCGCTGCCGTGCTGCTCGTGGTGGTGGACGCCGGTGAGCCGCTCGCAGTCTCGGTCGGTGGCTGGCCGGTGCCGTTCGGCATCGTGCTCTACGTCGACCGGCTCGCCGCGCTCCTCGTGCTCATCTCGAGCATCGTGCTGCTCGCGGTGCTGCTCTTCTCGATCGGTCAGGGCGTTGCAGACGGTACGGACGAGACCCCGATCTCGATCTTCAACCCGTCGTACCTGATCCTCGCGGCCGGCATCTTCAACGCCTTCATCGCGGGCGACCTGTTCAACCTCTACGTCGGCTTCGAGATCCTGCTCGTCGCCTCGTACGTGCTGATCACCCTCGGCAGCACCGAGTCCCGCATCCGCACCGGTGCGGTCTACATCGTCGTCTCGCTCGTGTCGTCGATCCTGTTCCTCGCCGCGATCGCCATGATCTACGGCGCGCTCGGAACCGTGAACATGGCGCAGATCGCCGAGCGGATGACGGAGCTGCCACAGGAGACGCAGCTGGTGCTGCACCTGATGCTGGTGATCGCCTTCGGCATCAAGGCCGCGATCTTCCCCGTCTCCTTCTGGCTCCCTGACTCCTACCCGACGGCGCCGGCACCCGTCACCGCCGTGTTCGCCGGCTTGCTGACGAAGGTCGGCGTGTACGCGCTGATCCGCACCGAGACGCAGCTGTTCGCCGACAACGACATCGACACCTTGCTTCTGATCGTGGCGCTGGCCACCATGATCGTGGGAGTCCTCGGCGCGGTCGCGCAAGCCGAGCTCAAACGAATCCTGTCGTTCACCCTGGTCAGCCACGTCGGCTACATGATCTTCGGCTTGGCGATAGCGACACCGGCGGCGATCGGCGCGACGGTGTACTACATCGTCCACCACATCGTGGTGCAGACGACGCTGTTCCTCGCCGTCGGACTCGTGGAACGTCGAGCCGGCAGTACGTCGATCCTGCGGGTGAAGGGGCTGCTGAAGGTCGCGCCGGTGATCGCCGTGCTCTACTTCGTGCCGGCCATCAACCTCGGCGGGCTGCCCCCGTTCTCCGGCTTCATCGGCAAGTTCGCGCTGTTCGAGGCCGCGGCATCCGTCGGCACCCCGCTCATGATCGTGCTGATCGTCGGCGGCATCGTGACCTCGCTGCTCACGCTCTACGCCCTGATGCGTGCCTGGAACCTCGCCTTCTGGCGCGAGGAGGAGGACTCCTCCGAGACGGAGGGACGTATCTCGTACCTGGGCAACGCCCCCGCTGCCGACGAGCAGCAGGAACGTCGCCGCATCCCGAAGATCATGACGTATGCCACGGCAGGCATGGTGGCGGTCACCGTCGCGCTGACGATCTTCGCCGGTCCCCTCTACGCGCTGTGCGATCGCATCGGAGCCACGCTGCTCGATCCGGTCAGCCTGGTGCAGCTGCAGGATGAGGTGGACGGATGA